From one Bordetella genomosp. 9 genomic stretch:
- a CDS encoding citryl-CoA lyase — MNKHNKPIRSGMGRSTPDRIFVQGRDLVKDVIGTLNLGDMAYLEMTGRLPDAHQSRVFNAILVTLVEHGMTPMAIATRLVYLGAPESLQAAVAAGLCGMGTTFAGTAEGAARMLHEAWEQHNGADADSLARDIVADFRAKGRSIPGVGHNLHKPQDPRTARLFEVAAQEGHAGRYVELMQAIGRHAQAAYDKPLPVNATGAIGALCCELGISWKAARGIAVIGRAVGLVGHLVEEQGNPIAREIWLRTEEEASRQDQTPADAGR, encoded by the coding sequence ATGAATAAACACAATAAGCCTATCCGCAGCGGCATGGGCCGCAGCACGCCCGACCGCATCTTCGTGCAGGGACGGGACCTGGTTAAGGATGTCATCGGTACGCTCAATCTGGGCGATATGGCGTACCTGGAGATGACCGGGCGCCTGCCCGACGCGCATCAATCGCGGGTCTTCAACGCCATTCTGGTCACACTAGTCGAACATGGCATGACGCCCATGGCCATCGCCACACGGCTGGTCTACCTGGGGGCGCCGGAATCCCTGCAGGCCGCGGTCGCGGCCGGCCTGTGCGGCATGGGCACCACCTTCGCCGGCACCGCCGAGGGCGCCGCGCGCATGCTTCACGAAGCCTGGGAACAGCACAATGGCGCGGACGCCGACTCGCTGGCCCGCGATATCGTGGCCGACTTCCGCGCGAAGGGCCGCTCCATCCCCGGTGTCGGACACAACCTGCACAAGCCGCAGGACCCCCGCACGGCGCGGCTGTTCGAGGTGGCCGCGCAGGAGGGCCATGCGGGGCGCTACGTCGAACTGATGCAGGCTATCGGACGCCATGCGCAGGCCGCCTACGACAAGCCACTGCCCGTGAACGCGACGGGCGCCATCGGCGCCCTGTGCTGCGAGCTGGGCATTTCCTGGAAAGCGGCGCGCGGCATCGCCGTGATCGGGCGCGCGGTCGGCCTGGTGGGACACCTGGTCGAAGAGCAGGGCAATCCCATCGCCCGCGAGATATGGCTGCGCACCGAAGAGGAAGCCAGCCGCCAGGACCAGACGCCGGCCGACGCCGGTCGTTAG
- a CDS encoding CaiB/BaiF CoA transferase family protein, whose protein sequence is MRVLDGMRVLDLGNFITAPLAGMLLGELGADVIKIERPGAGDPFRSFKGGLYSPQFQAHNRNKRSLTLDYARPEGLAVLDRLVAGADALILNMRPGVEEKLGVGARRLQALNPRLVYCAITGFGSSGPYASRPAYDNVGQAASGWLSMFHAGADPKVAGPAVADAVAGLYAALGILGALVERARTGEGRVVEVSMLEAMIALACEPLGAMLATGQAPTLYGRAAMSQSYILTCRDQRRIGLHLSSLEKFWRGLAAAIDRPDLLAEYPSRLDRVERYPELARTLAEVFARQDRDYWTPRLEQHDVPFTPERRLDELQDDPQVRHQGVFYEQVHPRHGVLHAAHRPIRYDGENRSDFLPPPDLGEHSDQVLLEAGLSEHELHALRRSGVV, encoded by the coding sequence ATGAGGGTGCTGGACGGCATGCGGGTCCTCGACCTGGGCAATTTCATCACCGCGCCGCTGGCCGGCATGCTGCTGGGCGAGCTGGGCGCCGACGTGATCAAGATCGAGCGGCCCGGCGCCGGCGATCCGTTCCGGTCGTTCAAGGGCGGCCTGTACAGCCCGCAATTCCAGGCGCACAACCGCAACAAGCGCAGCCTGACGCTGGACTATGCGCGGCCGGAAGGCCTGGCCGTGCTGGACCGGCTCGTCGCCGGGGCCGACGCCCTGATCCTGAACATGCGCCCTGGCGTGGAAGAGAAGCTGGGCGTGGGCGCACGGCGGCTGCAGGCGCTCAATCCGCGCCTGGTGTATTGCGCGATCACCGGCTTCGGATCCAGCGGACCATACGCGTCCCGCCCGGCCTACGACAACGTGGGCCAGGCGGCGTCCGGTTGGCTGTCGATGTTCCATGCCGGCGCGGATCCCAAGGTGGCCGGGCCGGCGGTGGCCGACGCGGTCGCGGGCCTGTACGCTGCGCTCGGCATCCTGGGCGCTCTGGTCGAGCGCGCGCGTACAGGAGAGGGACGCGTGGTCGAGGTCAGCATGCTGGAAGCCATGATCGCGCTGGCGTGCGAACCGCTGGGCGCGATGCTGGCAACCGGGCAGGCGCCTACGCTGTACGGGCGGGCGGCGATGTCGCAGTCCTACATCCTGACCTGCCGCGACCAGCGCCGCATCGGCCTGCATCTGTCGTCGCTGGAGAAGTTCTGGCGCGGGCTGGCGGCGGCCATCGATCGCCCGGACCTGCTGGCCGAGTATCCGTCGCGCCTGGACCGCGTCGAACGCTATCCCGAGCTGGCGCGAACGCTGGCCGAGGTTTTCGCGCGGCAGGACCGCGATTATTGGACGCCGCGCCTGGAGCAGCACGACGTGCCCTTCACGCCGGAGCGCCGCCTGGACGAACTGCAAGACGACCCGCAAGTGCGGCACCAGGGCGTGTTCTACGAACAGGTTCATCCGCGCCACGGCGTCTTGCATGCCGCGCACAGGCCTATCCGCTACGACGGCGAGAACCGCAGCGATTTCCTGCCGCCGCCCGACCTGGGCGAACACAGCGACCAGGTCCTGCTCGAGGCCGGGTTGTCGGAACACGAGCTGCACGCGCTGCGCCGATCCGGCGTGGTCTGA
- a CDS encoding MaoC/PaaZ C-terminal domain-containing protein — MNPVSYHDLVVGASYRSTGRTLTQADMSLSCMLSGDWHPIHADEAYCREHGVPGPMFHGPYGILLAMGMSTRLPEFAEPVIGALGLKEWQYRRPLVPGDTVHVRTAIHAKRIASSGRRAIVERHFALVDTQSRVVQEGYASTLLLLDPEVQTT; from the coding sequence ATGAACCCCGTTTCGTATCACGACCTGGTCGTCGGCGCGAGCTATCGCAGCACGGGGCGGACGTTGACGCAAGCCGACATGTCCTTGTCGTGCATGCTCAGCGGTGACTGGCATCCGATCCACGCGGACGAGGCCTATTGCCGCGAACACGGCGTGCCGGGACCTATGTTCCATGGCCCCTACGGGATCCTGCTGGCGATGGGCATGTCGACACGGCTGCCCGAGTTCGCCGAGCCGGTGATCGGCGCGCTGGGCCTGAAGGAATGGCAGTACCGGCGTCCCTTGGTCCCAGGCGACACCGTGCACGTGCGTACGGCCATCCATGCGAAGCGGATCGCCTCGAGCGGCCGGCGCGCCATTGTGGAACGGCATTTCGCGCTGGTGGACACCCAGTCGCGCGTCGTCCAGGAGGGTTATGCCAGCACCCTGCTCCTGCTGGATCCGGAGGTACAAACGACATGA
- a CDS encoding acyl-CoA dehydrogenase family protein: protein MELTEEQRLIRDTVRALAQDRFAPAAAGADKEYRPPAENLKVLAEHGYTGIFLPETYGGAGLGLLETVLVVEQLARSCANTAMLFSCTDGATPRAILHIGSEDIKQRYLPSFAKAERYAAWSMSEANAGSDVGNVQARAVRQGNHYVINGSKLWCSGAQVADVFLVLVRLTDEPGMKGVGAVLVERATPGFSVGRHLDLLGLRGTGMAELVFQDCKVPAENLLLPAGRMRDLLHVLDADRIIGNPPICLGLAQAALAQAVQHLKDRVQFGRPLADNQGLQWKLADMAIDIEAARALVYEAAVSLDQGRHSVAQVSIAKTYANEMAVRVTNQAMQLAGAYGLSEEYPFERYFRDARGMSIGYGTTEIHRNSIAREILKGNYLA from the coding sequence GTGGAACTGACTGAAGAACAGCGGCTTATCCGCGACACCGTGCGCGCCTTGGCGCAGGACCGGTTCGCGCCGGCGGCGGCCGGTGCCGACAAGGAATACCGGCCGCCGGCCGAGAATCTGAAGGTGCTGGCCGAGCACGGCTACACGGGCATCTTCCTGCCCGAGACGTATGGCGGCGCGGGGCTCGGCCTGCTGGAGACGGTGCTGGTGGTGGAGCAGCTGGCGCGTTCGTGCGCCAATACGGCGATGCTGTTTTCCTGCACCGACGGCGCCACGCCGCGCGCCATCCTGCACATCGGATCGGAAGACATCAAGCAACGCTACCTGCCTTCGTTCGCCAAGGCGGAGCGGTACGCGGCCTGGAGCATGTCCGAGGCCAATGCGGGCTCGGACGTGGGCAATGTGCAGGCCAGGGCCGTCAGGCAGGGCAACCACTACGTGATCAACGGCAGCAAGCTGTGGTGCAGCGGTGCGCAGGTCGCCGACGTGTTCCTGGTGCTGGTCCGCCTGACCGACGAACCGGGGATGAAGGGCGTGGGGGCCGTGCTGGTCGAACGCGCCACGCCGGGGTTCTCGGTGGGCCGCCACCTGGACCTGCTGGGCCTGCGCGGCACGGGCATGGCGGAGCTGGTGTTCCAGGACTGCAAGGTGCCGGCGGAGAACCTGCTGCTGCCCGCGGGCCGCATGCGCGACCTGCTGCACGTGCTCGACGCCGACCGCATCATCGGCAATCCCCCCATCTGCCTGGGACTGGCGCAGGCCGCGTTGGCCCAGGCGGTGCAGCACCTGAAGGACCGCGTGCAGTTCGGCCGGCCGCTGGCGGACAACCAGGGGCTGCAATGGAAGCTGGCCGACATGGCGATCGATATCGAGGCGGCGCGCGCCCTGGTCTACGAGGCCGCTGTGAGCCTGGACCAAGGCCGGCATTCCGTGGCCCAGGTATCCATCGCCAAGACCTACGCCAACGAAATGGCGGTGCGGGTCACGAACCAGGCCATGCAGCTGGCCGGCGCCTATGGCCTGTCCGAGGAATATCCGTTCGAGCGTTATTTCCGCGATGCGCGCGGCATGTCGATCGGCTACGGGACCACCGAGATCCATCGCAATTCCATCGCGCGCGAGATTCTGAAAGGCAATTACCTGGCCTGA
- a CDS encoding long-chain-fatty-acid--CoA ligase, which yields MILGDIIERNARCYRDHPAFVFEGRSISHGEFADRVRRLCNALIGMGLRRGSRIAILAQNCPRYLELYAAAGTCGFIAVGLNYRLAQADQAAILRDCEPSLLVYESAYAERVAALRGDLPADVQVLCLDSDVAGDGYERALARAGTEVPGLRARDEDTLFLIYTSGTTGVPKGVMLGNAAQVEQARMLALTHSAGQDDRMLVVMPMYHIGGTTELLSYLICGATIVLHARFDPGEILSSIEAQRVTAAHFAPIMIQAMVDMQAATPCDVSSLKMVCYASAPMSVALSRRARATFGPIFMQAYGMTEHGPGTVLLKHQHLPDGTPEQAARMASAGQPILGVDIRIVGEDGAVLPDGQVGEIQMRSAALMQGYWRKPLETAAALADGWMKTGDLGHFDADGYLFIVDRKKDMIISGGENIYSREVEEALLLHPAVREAAVVGVPDDKWGESVKAFVALQPGARTDEAALVEHCRGLIASYKKPRSIEFMEALPRLPSTNKIDKKALRAPYWQGGRQVA from the coding sequence ATGATTCTCGGCGACATCATCGAGCGCAACGCCCGCTGCTACCGCGACCACCCTGCCTTCGTTTTCGAAGGGCGCAGCATTAGCCACGGTGAATTCGCCGACCGGGTCCGGCGGTTGTGCAATGCCCTGATCGGCATGGGGCTGCGGCGCGGCAGCCGGATCGCCATCCTGGCGCAGAACTGTCCGCGGTATCTGGAGCTGTATGCCGCGGCGGGCACGTGCGGCTTCATCGCCGTGGGCCTGAACTACCGGCTGGCGCAGGCCGACCAGGCCGCCATCTTGCGCGATTGCGAACCCAGCCTGCTGGTCTACGAGTCCGCGTATGCCGAGCGCGTGGCGGCGTTGCGCGGGGACCTGCCGGCGGATGTCCAGGTGCTGTGCCTGGACAGCGATGTGGCGGGCGACGGCTATGAGCGGGCGCTGGCGCGCGCCGGCACCGAGGTCCCCGGCCTGCGTGCCCGCGACGAGGACACGCTGTTTCTCATTTACACCAGCGGCACCACGGGCGTGCCCAAGGGCGTCATGCTGGGCAATGCCGCGCAGGTCGAACAGGCACGCATGCTCGCGCTTACCCACTCGGCCGGGCAGGACGACCGCATGCTGGTCGTGATGCCGATGTATCACATCGGCGGTACCACCGAACTCCTGAGCTATCTGATCTGCGGCGCGACCATCGTGTTGCATGCCAGGTTCGATCCCGGCGAGATCCTGTCCAGCATCGAGGCGCAGCGCGTCACCGCGGCGCACTTCGCGCCCATCATGATCCAGGCCATGGTCGACATGCAGGCCGCCACGCCTTGCGACGTGTCGAGCCTGAAGATGGTCTGCTATGCCTCCGCGCCCATGTCTGTGGCGCTGTCGCGGCGGGCGCGCGCGACCTTCGGCCCGATCTTCATGCAGGCGTATGGCATGACCGAGCATGGGCCGGGAACGGTGCTGTTGAAGCACCAGCATCTGCCGGACGGCACGCCGGAGCAGGCGGCGCGCATGGCTTCGGCCGGCCAACCCATCCTGGGCGTGGACATCCGCATCGTCGGCGAGGACGGCGCCGTGCTGCCGGACGGACAGGTGGGCGAGATCCAGATGCGGTCCGCCGCGCTCATGCAGGGATATTGGCGCAAGCCGCTGGAAACGGCCGCGGCGCTGGCGGACGGCTGGATGAAGACCGGCGACCTGGGCCATTTCGATGCGGACGGCTATCTGTTCATCGTCGATCGCAAGAAGGACATGATCATCTCCGGCGGCGAGAACATCTACTCGCGCGAGGTCGAGGAAGCCCTGCTGCTGCACCCGGCGGTCAGGGAAGCCGCGGTGGTCGGCGTGCCCGACGACAAATGGGGCGAGTCGGTCAAGGCCTTCGTGGCCTTGCAGCCCGGCGCGCGCACGGACGAAGCGGCGCTGGTCGAACACTGCCGCGGCCTCATCGCCAGCTACAAGAAGCCGCGCAGCATCGAGTTCATGGAAGCGCTGCCGCGCCTGCCCAGCACCAACAAGATCGACAAGAAGGCCTTGCGGGCGCCGTACTGGCAGGGCGGCCGCCAGGTCGCCTGA
- a CDS encoding dienelactone hydrolase family protein, producing the protein MHSPIEPIRAADGRAFQAYKSVPAVPNGHAVIVLQEIFGVTDTIRAVADRYAEEGYLALAPDLFWRLEPGVELAHDKAGVARAFEYLERFDEAAGIEDIGQTVAHVRAMPGFSGRVVVLGLCLGGKLAYRAAASLDVDAAVAFYGVGIEQHLDEVAALRCPLMLHYGGRDRYAPAEVVDRIEAALLSSGPAARAVLHRYPQADHGFYTRGAAEDADAAHARTRRFLQAELGAAR; encoded by the coding sequence ATGCATTCCCCTATCGAACCGATCCGCGCGGCGGATGGCCGCGCCTTCCAGGCCTACAAGAGCGTGCCCGCCGTTCCCAATGGCCATGCGGTGATCGTCCTGCAGGAGATCTTCGGCGTGACCGATACGATCCGTGCGGTGGCGGACCGCTATGCGGAGGAGGGCTACCTGGCCTTGGCGCCGGACCTGTTCTGGCGCCTGGAGCCCGGCGTCGAGCTTGCTCACGACAAGGCCGGCGTGGCGCGGGCCTTCGAGTATTTGGAACGTTTCGACGAGGCCGCCGGTATCGAGGACATCGGGCAAACGGTGGCGCACGTGCGCGCCATGCCCGGCTTCTCGGGTCGCGTGGTGGTGCTGGGGTTGTGCCTGGGCGGCAAGCTGGCGTACCGGGCGGCCGCCAGTCTGGATGTCGATGCCGCGGTCGCCTTCTACGGCGTGGGCATCGAGCAGCATCTGGACGAGGTCGCGGCGCTGCGATGCCCGCTGATGCTGCACTACGGCGGCCGCGACCGTTACGCGCCGGCCGAAGTTGTCGACCGGATCGAGGCGGCCCTGCTCTCCTCCGGGCCCGCCGCGCGTGCCGTGCTGCACCGCTATCCGCAAGCCGACCACGGCTTCTACACGCGCGGCGCGGCCGAGGATGCCGATGCGGCGCACGCGCGCACGCGACGCTTCCTGCAGGCCGAATTGGGAGCGGCGCGATGA
- a CDS encoding mandelate racemase/muconate lactonizing enzyme family protein, which yields MAVSMPDAEPITRWTVYVRQLAYVRAVQWSDMTETGATFVVLRIETESGCAGAAEVAVKPTWVGATAASLCSVLAEIFEPLVRGQGLADPRRTRAALDTIPGNAPAKALIDNACWDWLAARSGVPPWRQRNGQPKVPVSWAVTRQPPDAMAREAGDMVARHGFRTLKIKGGQGLDVDLACMAAVRHAVGDGVAMYVDANGAYPTEQADTYARAMIEAGAVAVEDPCAFAPDREFSLLQQALDTPLLVDFGMTDVRDARLFLERGARALSIKPGRFGLTQAWQMQHLAQAAGAAAVAGLMGESALGTWAGLQFASTMPRPLLPAELTWFLAMREQFVADTPRIVDGTVAMPEWASVCECIDWAAMAGFEVAA from the coding sequence ATGGCTGTATCAATGCCCGACGCTGAACCGATCACACGCTGGACCGTGTATGTGCGGCAGCTGGCGTATGTCCGTGCGGTGCAGTGGAGCGACATGACGGAGACCGGCGCCACCTTCGTGGTATTGCGCATCGAGACCGAATCCGGCTGCGCGGGCGCTGCCGAAGTGGCCGTCAAGCCGACCTGGGTCGGCGCCACGGCGGCCAGCCTGTGCAGCGTGCTGGCCGAGATCTTCGAGCCGCTGGTGCGCGGGCAGGGGCTGGCCGATCCGCGCCGGACGCGCGCGGCGCTCGATACCATCCCAGGCAATGCGCCGGCCAAGGCGCTGATCGACAACGCGTGCTGGGACTGGCTTGCCGCACGTTCGGGCGTACCGCCATGGCGGCAGCGGAATGGGCAGCCGAAGGTGCCCGTGTCGTGGGCCGTGACGCGCCAGCCGCCCGACGCCATGGCGCGCGAGGCGGGCGACATGGTGGCGCGCCATGGATTCCGCACGCTCAAGATCAAGGGCGGACAGGGGCTCGACGTGGACCTGGCCTGCATGGCCGCGGTGCGGCATGCGGTGGGCGATGGCGTCGCGATGTATGTGGACGCCAATGGCGCCTATCCGACGGAACAGGCGGACACCTATGCGCGGGCCATGATCGAGGCCGGCGCGGTGGCGGTCGAGGATCCCTGCGCCTTCGCGCCGGACCGTGAGTTCTCGCTGTTGCAGCAGGCGCTGGATACGCCCCTGCTGGTCGATTTCGGCATGACGGACGTGCGCGATGCACGCCTGTTCCTGGAACGCGGAGCGCGGGCCTTGAGTATCAAGCCGGGCCGCTTCGGCCTGACCCAGGCGTGGCAGATGCAGCATCTTGCCCAGGCGGCGGGCGCGGCCGCTGTGGCTGGCCTGATGGGCGAGAGCGCGCTAGGCACCTGGGCCGGGCTGCAGTTCGCCTCGACCATGCCGCGGCCCTTGCTGCCGGCCGAACTGACCTGGTTCCTGGCGATGCGCGAGCAGTTCGTCGCGGACACGCCGCGCATCGTCGACGGTACGGTCGCCATGCCGGAGTGGGCTTCCGTGTGTGAATGCATCGACTGGGCGGCGATGGCCGGCTTCGAGGTGGCCGCATGA
- a CDS encoding Bug family tripartite tricarboxylate transporter substrate binding protein, giving the protein MSIARKWARAAVALGLLLGAHVAHPAHAGWPDKPIRFIVPYPAGGGTDIVARAVGKRMSDSLGQPVIIDNRPGASTIIGTEAVARAPGDGYTIGLVTDSHVLNPYFFGQKLSYDWRKDFAPVAQLVSVPFILVANPKTGPSTVKGLIEAARARPGKITYASIGNGTPHYLAMEWLRALANIDLVHVPYKGVAPALADVMGGQVDVMFTGMSTGLPQVRNGRLNGLAVSGAKRSPIAPDIPTVAEAGLPDFAFMTWYGVVAPASTPPALVARLSEEIRRVLQSPDLQKQLAELGVEAAPSGPEAFARFMEEESVKYGRIIKLTGAKGE; this is encoded by the coding sequence ATGTCGATCGCAAGAAAATGGGCCCGCGCCGCGGTGGCCCTGGGACTGCTGCTGGGCGCGCACGTGGCACATCCCGCGCATGCCGGGTGGCCTGACAAGCCTATCCGCTTCATCGTGCCCTATCCCGCCGGCGGCGGCACGGACATCGTCGCGCGCGCCGTCGGCAAGCGGATGTCCGACAGCCTGGGACAGCCCGTCATCATCGACAACCGGCCCGGCGCCAGCACCATCATCGGCACCGAGGCGGTGGCCCGCGCGCCGGGCGATGGCTACACGATCGGGCTGGTGACCGACTCGCACGTGCTCAATCCTTATTTCTTCGGACAGAAGCTGTCCTACGACTGGCGCAAGGACTTCGCGCCGGTGGCGCAGCTGGTTTCCGTTCCCTTCATCCTGGTCGCCAATCCCAAGACCGGTCCATCCACGGTAAAGGGACTTATCGAGGCTGCCCGCGCGCGGCCCGGCAAGATCACCTACGCCTCGATCGGCAACGGCACGCCGCACTACCTCGCCATGGAATGGTTGCGTGCGCTGGCGAATATCGACCTGGTGCACGTGCCCTACAAGGGCGTGGCGCCGGCGCTCGCCGACGTGATGGGCGGACAGGTCGATGTGATGTTCACCGGCATGTCGACCGGCTTGCCGCAGGTGCGCAACGGCCGCCTGAACGGCCTGGCGGTATCGGGCGCCAAGCGCTCGCCCATCGCGCCGGACATCCCGACCGTGGCGGAGGCCGGCCTGCCCGATTTCGCATTCATGACCTGGTACGGCGTGGTCGCGCCGGCGTCGACGCCGCCCGCACTCGTGGCGCGGCTCAGCGAGGAGATACGTCGCGTGCTGCAAAGCCCTGACCTGCAAAAGCAGCTGGCCGAGCTGGGCGTCGAGGCGGCGCCGTCCGGTCCCGAGGCGTTCGCGCGTTTCATGGAAGAAGAATCGGTGAAGTACGGCCGCATCATCAAACTGACGGGCGCAAAGGGCGAATAG
- a CDS encoding Bug family tripartite tricarboxylate transporter substrate binding protein: MNIRMRIARAMVALTVGLAGPAAHAAWPDKPVRLVVSSGAGGTADILARALAEKLGAALGQPFIVENKPGAGGHLGASQVARAKPDGYVFLVSGSPTHSVGPHLYKNLTYDPMSDVPPVAMVAVAPNMLVVNADLPVKSVGELVALARQRPGELTYSSAGRGTSGHLAGAMLQSMAHIRIKHVPYNTGPEAVTAVLAGNVSMTFFTLPGVLPQVQAGKLRALAVTSRERTSLAPSVPTVAEEGYPDFEALAWYGLFAPRGTPPEVVSRLGAEVARIVREPDMQARLTQLGTEPHYLDAAQLEAFVAVESPKWKALIDTLPETE, from the coding sequence ATGAACATACGGATGCGAATCGCGCGAGCCATGGTTGCGCTGACGGTGGGCCTGGCCGGTCCGGCGGCGCATGCCGCCTGGCCGGATAAGCCGGTACGGCTGGTGGTGTCGTCCGGGGCCGGCGGGACCGCCGACATATTGGCCCGCGCGCTGGCGGAGAAGCTGGGCGCCGCGCTGGGCCAGCCCTTCATCGTGGAGAACAAGCCCGGCGCGGGCGGCCACCTGGGCGCGTCGCAGGTGGCTCGCGCGAAGCCCGACGGCTATGTGTTCCTGGTCAGCGGCAGCCCCACGCACTCGGTCGGGCCGCACCTGTACAAGAACCTGACCTACGACCCCATGAGCGACGTGCCGCCGGTCGCCATGGTGGCGGTGGCGCCGAATATGCTGGTGGTGAACGCCGACCTGCCGGTCAAGTCCGTAGGCGAGCTGGTGGCCCTGGCCAGGCAGCGGCCCGGCGAATTGACGTACTCGTCCGCGGGCCGGGGCACCTCCGGGCATCTGGCGGGCGCCATGCTGCAAAGCATGGCGCATATCCGAATCAAGCACGTGCCCTATAACACCGGGCCCGAAGCGGTCACGGCGGTCCTGGCGGGCAATGTTTCGATGACGTTTTTCACGCTGCCGGGGGTGCTGCCGCAGGTGCAGGCCGGCAAGCTGCGCGCGCTGGCGGTGACCTCGCGCGAACGGACCTCGCTGGCGCCCTCGGTGCCCACGGTGGCGGAGGAGGGCTATCCCGATTTCGAAGCGCTGGCCTGGTATGGCCTGTTTGCGCCCAGGGGTACCCCGCCGGAGGTGGTGTCGCGGCTCGGTGCCGAGGTCGCGCGCATCGTGCGGGAGCCCGACATGCAGGCCAGGCTGACCCAGTTGGGCACGGAGCCGCACTATCTGGACGCGGCCCAGCTGGAGGCCTTCGTCGCGGTGGAGTCGCCCAAATGGAAGGCGCTGATCGATACCCTCCCGGAGACCGAGTGA